The segment GGATTTGTCATCGACCGCTGCGCGGATGGCTTCCGGATCAGCTAGTCGTGCGCCTTCGTCCCCCTCCAACCTGATGGCCATCCGGTCCCAGAGGTCGCGAGTCATGCCCGGCTGCTTGGTCGCGATCGTCATCAAGGCGGCGACGGCGTTGATTGAGTAGGCGGCCTTATGGTGACCCTTGCCTCCCCAGAGGTCGGCCAGTGCCCGCAGAACCCCGTAGGGAAGCCCAGCCTTCTCCAGCAGTCGCCGGTCCTCGACCGAGGTGTCCTTCCAGCCGTAGTCAGCGGACGGCACCCATTCAGCCAAGACGACCTCGTCGTTGCGTGCCCACACCCATCCAGAATGTGCGTGCAACCCTCCGATGCTGTCGGAGCCCTGGCGGTCCTCGAGCTGCTTTCGCAGCGAGTGAGCCCCGCGCAGGGACGATGGCACGTCGGCGATGTGGCCGCTCCTGAAGTGGACCCGCACCTCACCGTGGATCCATCGCGTCAGAGCTACGGGCTCGTTCGGGTCTCTCGGCACAGCAGGCCTCCTCGCTGCTTGACGGCGCGTATGCAAAAGTCGGCAAATGACGAATGCCCCTCCGGCACGGAGGGGCATTGCCCGCAAACCGGGCTTGAACACACACTACGGCGAGCAGCGGGGCCAGGCCATACCCGTCTTCATCGATCTCGTGTCTCGGCTCAATCGGTAGGCACAGAATCAACGTCAACGATCTCCGCGATGATCGGCTGCAGCCGCTCCATCATTGCTTTCTGGCGCCACTCGACCAGTGGCCCGAAGGCGAACAGCCACACGATCACGAGGCCCGTCGACGCTGCGATGGACTTGCGCACGCCGCGACTCGCAGTGGCGCGCCAGACCCACAGCTCCCACTCCATGACGCCCCTCTTTCTGTCGGAGGCTGAGCATGGCAGGGGCCACCGACAGCGCCGCGGCCAGACGAGGCGGACATTCGTCAGGAACGACTGTCCCAGCGTTCGCGCGTGGCGGCGTACCGAGTCGGGACCCCTGCCGACTTCACCAGCTTCGACAGTGTGTCGGCACTGAGGTTGTGCGTCGTCATGATCCGACTGACTGGGACGCTGCGGTCGAGGTAGTCGGCGATGATCGCGTCCCGTGCACTCAGGTCGAGGTCAGCCAATGAGCGGTGGCGCCGTGCGCGCCTCTTGGGCGGAGCCGCGGGCTCACAATTGGTCGTGACGATGGGCGCGCCGATCGCCTGCCATGCGTCGACACGTGTGACCCACTGGTCGAATCGCGCTGGCCAGCGAACTCCGACCACGTCCAACCGACATTCCAAGCACAGGTAGCCGGCGGCCTCGCGGAAGCGGACAGGTACGCGCCAGATGCCCTCGCAGTGAGGGCAGGGCGACAGGACCGGTTGGCCGCCGTCCCAGCTCCATGCGCCGGCCTTGTGCGGATCATCGCTCAGCCGACGGCGGAGGTTCGTGAGTTGCTTACGCGTGTACGAGACCGAACGGCTGGGCACGATCGACGCAATCATGAGGTCGACCTCGATGACAGCTTCACCCGGATCGAGCCATCGGGGGGTCCCCCGGTTCGCGTGCACTTCCGCCATGCGCTCGGCCAGGAGGGCAACGTCGCCGAAGTCAGCCCTGAATGTTTCGTCCGCGGCTAGGTCCTCGACCGTCGCGATGGCTGCCCCGGCCTCGGCTTGCGCCGGCGTGGGGAAGAGGGCAGCCATTCCGAGGCGGAGCAAAGGCCCGTCTTCACATGTGCGGAGCGCGAATGCCTCTGCGTTCGCCCCGAGTGCCCTGAGGGCTAGTGTCACGCCGACCCTTTCGCGACTTCCTCGCGGATACGCCGCCGGCAGGTCGCCCGCCCGGAGTCGAACTAGACCATCCAGCGTCGTCGCTGCCGACTCCGCCGCCGCGCCCAACTCGTATGCGCCTCCGAACGGGACCGAGCGAGCGCCGACGCTCGTCTCAAGGATGATCTCGCCCGTGAACGTCACCGATCGTCCACGCAGCCGGTCGCGTTTGATCGCCTCGATCTGGAAGTCGAGCGATCGGATTGCTTGACCCAGGCGTTGCCGATAGGCGTTCGTCCGCGGGTTGTGTAGGCCGTCGAGAATCGCCTGGAGGTCATCGACGCTGACACCCGAGTCACTCACGCGTAGACCGTCGAACTGGTCGGACAGGTCGCGCCGCTGTGCCAGAAGAGCAGCGGCCTCGAACTGCAGACGTTCGATGTCCTTCATGGCCTCGATCCGCATCAGGCTGGGCATCACCGCCTCGCCGGTCTCGGGGTCCTCGGCGTAGATGTCCTCCTGCTTTCGCGCGATCCGGCGCTCCAGCACGCCGACCTTGTGGTCAAGATCGCCCAACTGAGCTGCCAGCTCCGCATTCTCTTCGTCCATGGACTGGTGGCCGATAGCAGCGAGCAGGGGACGACCGTTCGCGGCCAGAAGACTTTCGACGATCCCGGTCGTCAGGACTTCATCCGGAACCAATGGCACGAACAGGCCGCCGCGAAGCGCTGGGTCACCTGCGGGAAGGGGGCTGTCGAGGAGGACAGGCCACCGGACCGCTTGCCGCTCCTTGGGCCTTCGCGGCGTCCCGAGTTGTCCGGAGACGCCGTTGACCGTGACCGGCATCCCCGTCCACGACCACGCCGTGCGTGTCGATGCGGCCCGTTTCCGGTCACGCAGGTACCTGCGGATCCGCTCGAAGTCAGCGGGCTCGGCCCACCGTCCTGAGGGAGGGAAGCAATTGGCGATCTCGATCGGGTCCACGTCGGGAGAGATGGAGCGAACGAGGATGCCCGTCTCGTAGAAGTCCAGGTTCTCGATGATGGACCGGGACCAACTCGAGACGTAGTCCCACGAGATCCCCGTGACTGGTTTGGATGGTCCTCCGTAATAGGCCCGCGCGCCTTGACCTTCGCTGAGGCGCAGCGTCTCGGTGCTGTAGCCGCGAGCGATGAGGCTTGGCCACAGCTCGCGTAGACCCTTGCCTGGCTTCCCAAGTTCACTGAGCAGCCATTGAATGGTGGCCGCCTGATCGGCGAGACAGGCATTAGGCAGAACCACATCAGGAACGCCCCGGGGCTTGCCGGCGACCGGGTCTTCCTCGGGGTAGAGGTCGGGTGAGTCGATGGCGAGGGTCCATCGCTTGCTGCCATGGGGTTGGTACCGGTAGGTGCCGGGCGGGCAGGCGCTGTGGAGCGCGTATGGGACGCGATAGTGCTCCATCCCCGCACCTGTGTGCTCGCGCTGGCTTGCGAGGCGCTTCAGGATGAAGCCGTCAGCCTCTTGGGTGCTGCCCGTCGCCTCGACGAAGCGGACGATGTCTTGGACCGCGGCTAGATCCCAGCGACCGCGCTTGCCGTCGCCGACCCAGATGGGCCGCTGGCTCTCCAGGTGGCGCAACCGGTGCAGGAGCGTTCCGATGGCCCAGTACTCACGTGCCATCCGATCGGGGCGCTTGAAGTACAACGCTCCGAGTGCCAGGTCTGGTGTCTTGGCGAGCAGGTCCAGCCATTGCACATGGGGCTGCTGAAAGTCCGCCGTCATCTTCTTGCCTGAGCCGGCCGACACGCTGAGAACGACGCCGTGCTCACGTAGGTCGATCAGAAGGAAGCGGTTACTGAACTTCCGTCCGTTAACGTCCTTCGACTCAACCACGATGCCGTGCTTCATGAGCGCGTCTGCGATGAAGTCGCGTGACGGCAGGATCGGGCGAACGTCCAGCCCATGGTTCTCGGCGAGGAAGGTCGCTGCGAGATGTAGGTCGTCAGCAGCGTCGTAGGCACCCACGCGGCTGCTGTCCTTGCTGTTTCGTCCGCAGAGCAACATCGGGAAGTTGGTGCTCACAGCATCATGCAGAGCAGTGTCGAATCGTTCCCGCCACACGATCGAGCCGCTGGCGCTCCACGCGGGTGCCCCCAGCCAAACTGACGGAACTGACTCGACCGCGTGGAACTTCTTGGCGGCACTCATGAAGTTGGTTCGGCTACGTCGGCGCCACACGGCGTATCTGCAATGAAGTTCTGAGTCGACTCAGCAGACGCGGGGACTCGACACCAGCAACTTTCATCCAGCGTCAGCTTCACCTGTGCCGAGTCGCCGCGGCCTTCGGGAGTGACCGACTGAGCGAAGAGACGAGGGGCGCAACACGTGGACATCCAACCTCCTGGGTTCATGGTTGGAGACGTCATCGGCGGACCAACGCCGCGACTTGACTCCCCACCAGGCCCAGGTGTGCAGGCGCCTTGCACATACCGATACCTCGAGTGAGCGATGGGCATCCGGCCCACGACGATCCGCGCAGGAGGCTCCATGCAGTCCCGATCCGGCAGCACTGCCACGTACACGCATCGTGAGATCCACACGATCGACAGCGCTAGGGCACGGATCGAAGTGACCCTAGAGGCCGGGACGATCCACGTCGCTGTCGATGACTACAGCGGTCAGGGACCGTTGGAGTACATCGAGCCGGATCAGGACGTGACTGATTGCTCGTGTCAGGGCTCGACAGACCTGGAGTTGGACGACGCCTACGAGGATGGCTTTGCCGCCGCCGTACACGTCATCCACCGCCAGATGCCCGGGCACTGGGGTCCTTCGAACCTCTGCTACGACGAGCCGTGTGCAACTGCGTGGGGGCAAGCGAGCCTGGGGTCAGCGCGAGCTCGGGGATGAAGCCGCTTCATGCAGGTCGTCATCATGTATCGACCCACAACGCACATCTCGCCCCGTGGGCGAGCACGGCGCGCCTAGCTGGTTAGGACGACGGGCACCGCCATCCTGTCGCCCTCGACCAAGGGCGCCTGACCGGGCCCGCGTCACGCTCGCGTACGTCGAGGAGGTCCGGATCCACGTGCGCGCGGACCCCGGCTCCCTGCCTGGAGATCGTCAAGTTTGGCGCGCAACTGACCACGGGCTCGACCCGCCACCAGGTTCTCATCGGGCCACCCACCCCCCGTCGACAACCAGCGTGTGCCCCGTGACGTAGCTGGAAGCGTCGGAAGCCAGAAACAACATCGCGCCGTCGAGCTCGGACACAGAACCCGCGCGTCCCATCGGCGTCCGCGCCTCGACCCAGGACCGACCGTCGTCAGTGTCCAAGTACCAGGCGTTCATCTCGGTCCTGATCCAGCCGGGAGCGATTGCATTCACTCGCACACCGTCCGGTGCCCACCTCACGGCCAGCTCCCGGGTCAGGCTTACGACTGCACCCTTCGTTGCGATGTAGGACGGGGTGTCGATGCCTTCGCCCGCGACGAGGCCACTGATCGAAGACATGTTGATGATGGCCCCGCGGCCCTGTTTCAGCATCTGCACGGCAGCGGCGCGAGCGCCCGCGTAGACGCCAATGAGATTAACGGCCACGACATCTTGGAAGCCGGCGACTGTCTCGAGGTCCCCTTCATCCGGTGGAGCTACTCCGGCGTTGTTGATCATCACGTCGATCCGACCGTGATGCTTGACCACGTCGCTCAGGAGTCGCTCGACCTCCTGTGGTTCGGACACGTCGCATGGCATGGCGATGACGTCGCCCCCACGTTGGCTCAACTCGACGGCCAGGCTCTCCAGACGATCCTGGCGGCGGGCTGCCACGACCACACGTGCACCCGCGTCAGCGAGGACGGCTGCATACCTCGCTCCGATGCCAGACGACGCTCCTGTGACGACCGCTACTCGGCCATCGACCGAGAACAAGTCGTGGATATGTCTGCTCGCAGCAGGCCCCACGATGTTCAACTGCCCATCGTCCTCGACGAGGCTTGCACCTCGGCTATGGACGCTTCGTCAAGGATGCGCCCGTTAAGACCGTCGGGGAGCTCCGAAGTGGGCCAGTCGATGTAGCCGGAGTCCTCGCCGCTGTACCAAAACTTCTTCTCCGGCGTCGGCGCCCACGGGACCCCGTGCGCGATCCGATCGACCAAGTCGGGGTTGGCCAGGAACGGCCGACCGAACGCGACCAGATCGGCAAGTCCAGAAGCCAAGGCGGCCTCACCGCGATTAACGTCGTACTGATGAGCGACGATGAGGGGGCCGGTGAAGCGCTCGCGCAGGTCTGCGCGGAACTCCTCTGACAGCGGCTCGAGGTCGTCGGCCAGGCTGTCGGCCTCGGCAACGTGGAGGTAAGCGATGCCCTTGCCTTCCAACACAGAGGCCGCCAACAACGTGGTCGTCTCCATCTCGGGATCCGCTCCGTCGGCGTAGCCGATCCGCGGGCTCAGTCTCACCCCGACCCGCTTGGCCCCGATCGCGTCGACGACTGCGTCGACCACCTCGGACAGGAATCGGCACCGCGCCGTGGGCGAGCCGCCGTAGTCGTCCTGCCGCTTGTTGGTCGTGCTGCGCAGGAACTGGTCGATGAGGTAGCCATTTGCGCCGTGCAGCTCGACGCCGTCGAACCCCGCACGTACCGCGCGCACGGCCGCATCCCGGTGTTCGTTGACGACCTGCCGGATGTCGCTCACCGTCATCTCGCGGGCCTCGTCACACGGCACCGCGCCCTTCCACCCGTCGGAGCGGACGGCCCAGACGCGAGCCGGCGCAGTCTGCTGGCTTGGCGCGAGTGGTACGTCGCCACATGTCTCGCGGCTGGCCAACCGACCGACATGCCAGTGCTGCATGAAGATGCACCCGCCGCGGCTGTGGACGGCGTCGGCCACGTCGGCCCAAGCCGCCTCCTGCTGATCGGTGTAGCACCCTGGCGTCTGTCCGAAGCCCTTGCCATGTAGCGAGATGTTGGTCGCCTCGGTGACAACGAGCCCTGCACCAGCTCGTTGGCTGTAGTAGGTCGCCGCTTCCGGCGAGGGAATCCCGTCCGGCTCGCTGGCGCGTGCCCTCGTCATCGGAGCCATCACCACGCGGTTCTCAAGTTCAATGCCACCACGCAAGGTGTACGGCTTCAGCAGAAGCCGCTCGGCACTCTCTGTTGCCGCCACCGCTTTGCTCACAGGTACTTCTGCAGCCAGTCGAGGCAGACGCGCGCCGCGAGCTTGGTCTTCTCCGGGTCGCGGTAGAGCCCGTGGTGGTCTGTCCCCTTCACGACGTGCAGGGCCTTGTCGGGCGTCGGGATGGCGTTGTACGTGCGGGTCTCAAGGTCCGACCAGGTGAAGTCGTCGTTGTCTGCCAGCACGAGGAGGGTCGGGGTGTCCACCAGTTCACGCACGTGGGGCTCGACGGAGTACTCCATGAGCATCTCGGTGGAGGCGACCGTGTTGCGGTTCTCGTAGTTGGGCGCCTCGGTCTCCTTGAGCATCTGGAAGAGCGGCGGGCTGCCGGGGAACGGCCAGGTGCAGAGCTCGGACTCGGGGGTGGTGGACGAGTGCTTCATGTACTCGTGCTCACCGGTCGCGAACCGCTTCCGCCGGCTCTCGACGATGGCCGAGCGCAGACGCCGGAAGCCCATCGTGCCGTGGGCGCGCCTCATGGTCTCCAGACCGTCGACCACCGGGACGATCGAGATGACGACCTTGGCGCGGCTGTCGATCGCGCCCACGATCATCGAATGGCCACCGCTGTAGGAGATGCCCCACACCGCGATGCGCGTGGAGTCGATCGCGTCGAGGGTCTCCACGTAGCTGATGGCGTTTCGGTAGTCCTCGACCTGACCGTGCGGGTCGAGGTGCTGGCGAGGCGCGCCCTCGCTGCCTCCGAACCCGCGATAGTCGAAAATCAGGGAGGCGTAGCCCGCTGCGGCGAAGATCTCGGCGTACCTCGGCTGCACGAGCTCCTTGACGTAGCACCAGCCGCCGGCCATGACCACGACGGGGAAAGGGCCGTCGCCCTCCGGCAGGTGCAACTGGGCCTCCAGCTGGACGCCCTCACTGGTGAAGTAGACAGTCTCGAACACGAACGCTCCTTTGGGATGGTGAAGATGTGTCAGCAGGTGAGCCAGCCGCCGTCGACCGGAAGCACAGCCCCAGTGACGTAGGCGGCGTCCTCGGAGGCGAGGAAGGCGATGGCAGCGGCCTGGTCACGTGGCTCGCCGAAGCGACGTAGCGGGATCCGCT is part of the Nocardioides cavernae genome and harbors:
- a CDS encoding alpha/beta hydrolase, whose product is MFETVYFTSEGVQLEAQLHLPEGDGPFPVVVMAGGWCYVKELVQPRYAEIFAAAGYASLIFDYRGFGGSEGAPRQHLDPHGQVEDYRNAISYVETLDAIDSTRIAVWGISYSGGHSMIVGAIDSRAKVVISIVPVVDGLETMRRAHGTMGFRRLRSAIVESRRKRFATGEHEYMKHSSTTPESELCTWPFPGSPPLFQMLKETEAPNYENRNTVASTEMLMEYSVEPHVRELVDTPTLLVLADNDDFTWSDLETRTYNAIPTPDKALHVVKGTDHHGLYRDPEKTKLAARVCLDWLQKYL
- a CDS encoding SDR family NAD(P)-dependent oxidoreductase; this encodes MGPAASRHIHDLFSVDGRVAVVTGASSGIGARYAAVLADAGARVVVAARRQDRLESLAVELSQRGGDVIAMPCDVSEPQEVERLLSDVVKHHGRIDVMINNAGVAPPDEGDLETVAGFQDVVAVNLIGVYAGARAAAVQMLKQGRGAIINMSSISGLVAGEGIDTPSYIATKGAVVSLTRELAVRWAPDGVRVNAIAPGWIRTEMNAWYLDTDDGRSWVEARTPMGRAGSVSELDGAMLFLASDASSYVTGHTLVVDGGWVAR
- a CDS encoding alkene reductase; its protein translation is MSKAVAATESAERLLLKPYTLRGGIELENRVVMAPMTRARASEPDGIPSPEAATYYSQRAGAGLVVTEATNISLHGKGFGQTPGCYTDQQEAAWADVADAVHSRGGCIFMQHWHVGRLASRETCGDVPLAPSQQTAPARVWAVRSDGWKGAVPCDEAREMTVSDIRQVVNEHRDAAVRAVRAGFDGVELHGANGYLIDQFLRSTTNKRQDDYGGSPTARCRFLSEVVDAVVDAIGAKRVGVRLSPRIGYADGADPEMETTTLLAASVLEGKGIAYLHVAEADSLADDLEPLSEEFRADLRERFTGPLIVAHQYDVNRGEAALASGLADLVAFGRPFLANPDLVDRIAHGVPWAPTPEKKFWYSGEDSGYIDWPTSELPDGLNGRILDEASIAEVQASSRTMGS